A window of the Sphingomonas piscis genome harbors these coding sequences:
- a CDS encoding F0F1 ATP synthase subunit gamma, translated as MASLKALKLRIGSVKSTQKITKAMKMVAAAKLRRAQQNAESGRPYATRLSSVVSSLAGQITIGPESPKLIAGTGKDDTHLIIVSTADRGLAGAFSSNIVRAVRRRADELQAQGKTVQFYIVGRKGRPVLQRFFPGQIVGEYDTSAMKAPSYVDAQAIARDIVARFDQGAIDVVHLAYAHFRSTLVQEPAIDQIIPVVRAANDAGAPAASAAVEYEPDEEEILADLLPRNLANQVYRALLENQAGFYGSQMTAMDNATRNAGDMINRLSIQYNRQRQAAITTELVEIISGAEAL; from the coding sequence ATGGCCAGCCTCAAGGCATTGAAGCTTCGCATCGGCTCGGTGAAGTCGACGCAGAAGATCACCAAGGCGATGAAGATGGTCGCCGCGGCGAAGCTGCGCCGTGCGCAGCAGAATGCCGAGAGCGGCCGTCCCTATGCCACGCGGCTGTCTTCCGTCGTCTCCTCACTGGCTGGCCAGATCACCATCGGTCCGGAAAGCCCGAAGCTGATTGCCGGCACGGGCAAGGACGACACGCACCTGATCATCGTCTCGACCGCCGACCGCGGCCTCGCCGGTGCGTTCAGCAGCAACATCGTCCGTGCGGTCCGCCGCCGGGCCGACGAGCTTCAGGCGCAGGGCAAGACGGTGCAGTTCTACATCGTCGGCCGCAAGGGCCGTCCGGTGCTGCAGCGCTTTTTCCCGGGCCAGATCGTCGGCGAATATGACACGTCAGCCATGAAGGCGCCGAGCTATGTGGATGCGCAGGCGATCGCCCGCGATATCGTCGCGCGGTTCGACCAGGGCGCGATTGACGTCGTGCACCTCGCCTATGCGCACTTCCGCTCGACGCTGGTTCAGGAACCCGCAATCGACCAGATCATCCCGGTGGTCCGCGCCGCCAACGATGCAGGCGCGCCCGCGGCGAGCGCTGCGGTTGAGTATGAGCCGGACGAAGAGGAAATTCTCGCCGACCTGCTTCCACGCAACCTCGCGAACCAGGTTTACCGCGCGCTGCTGGAGAACCAGGCCGGCTTCTACGGCTCGCAGATGACCGCCATGGACAATGCGACCCGGAACGCCGGCGACATGATCAACCGCCTGTCGATCCAGTATAATCGCCAGCGCCAGGCCGCGATCACCACCGAACTCGTCGAAATCATCTCGGGCGCCGAAGCGCTCTAA
- the rfbF gene encoding glucose-1-phosphate cytidylyltransferase, which translates to MKAIILAGGLGTRIAEETSTRPKPMVEIGGKPILWHIMKIYAQHGVSEFIICLGYKGYMIKEYFFNYALHMSDVTIDLRTGTTNVHRNDTEDWKISLVDTGSDTMTGGRLRRALQYLGEDDKDFCLTYGDGVSDLDVSGAIEFHRSHGKKATVTAVRPASRYGQLALVGDTVEAFAEKPVDEGGWINGGFFVLDRSVSRYLSNSDECVWEREPLERLAAEGELRSYFHDGFWQPMDTLRDRQMLEGMWERREAAWKIWA; encoded by the coding sequence ATGAAAGCAATCATCCTTGCAGGCGGTCTCGGGACCCGAATTGCGGAAGAAACCTCCACCCGGCCCAAGCCGATGGTGGAGATCGGCGGCAAGCCGATCCTGTGGCACATCATGAAGATCTACGCCCAGCATGGGGTTAGCGAGTTCATCATCTGCCTTGGCTACAAGGGCTACATGATCAAGGAGTATTTCTTCAATTACGCCTTGCACATGTCGGACGTCACCATCGACCTGCGCACCGGGACCACCAACGTCCACCGCAACGACACGGAAGACTGGAAAATCTCGCTGGTCGACACAGGTTCGGACACGATGACTGGCGGCCGCCTCCGCCGCGCGCTTCAATATCTGGGTGAGGACGACAAGGACTTCTGCCTGACTTACGGCGACGGTGTCAGCGACCTCGACGTCAGCGGCGCCATCGAATTTCACCGCAGCCACGGCAAGAAGGCAACCGTGACCGCAGTCCGCCCCGCAAGCCGGTACGGGCAGCTCGCCCTGGTCGGCGACACGGTTGAAGCGTTCGCCGAAAAACCAGTGGACGAAGGCGGCTGGATTAACGGCGGCTTCTTCGTTCTGGACCGATCCGTGAGCCGATATCTCTCCAACTCCGACGAATGCGTATGGGAACGTGAGCCGCTCGAGCGCCTGGCCGCGGAAGGCGAGCTTCGGTCCTACTTCCATGACGGCTTCTGGCAGCCCATGGACACGCTTCGCGACCGTCAGATGCTGGAAGGCATGTGGGAGCGCCGCGAAGCCGCTTGGAAGATCTGGGCGTGA
- a CDS encoding transketolase — protein MEYRALVAAASFPTEDLAARIRCRALEMVTRAKASHIGSALSIADIVAVLYGRSLRLNPAEPKHSERDRFILSKGHACVAVYAALAETGFIDRELLTTYGTDFSPLMAHISHKVPGAEFSTGALGHGLPFGTGKALAAKSRGLAWRTVVLTSDGEWGEGSNWEAALFAAHHGLDNLLCIIDYNKLQSLGTVDDTLRLEPLHSKFQAFGWAVQEVDGHDHAALADAIDPTSWPAGKPAMLICHTTKGKGVSFMESQVAWHYLNPTPELLAAAIAEIEGAQHA, from the coding sequence ATGGAATATCGTGCTCTCGTCGCTGCAGCCTCCTTCCCCACCGAAGACCTTGCGGCGCGGATCCGTTGTCGCGCGCTGGAGATGGTGACGCGAGCCAAGGCATCGCACATAGGCTCCGCCCTATCGATTGCGGACATCGTCGCGGTCCTTTACGGTCGCTCGTTGCGGCTGAACCCGGCCGAGCCGAAGCATTCCGAGCGCGACCGCTTCATTCTTTCCAAGGGACACGCCTGCGTCGCGGTCTATGCGGCGCTTGCCGAAACTGGGTTCATCGATCGCGAGCTGCTCACCACCTACGGCACCGACTTCTCTCCGCTCATGGCGCACATCAGCCACAAGGTGCCGGGGGCGGAATTTTCCACCGGCGCGCTCGGCCACGGCCTTCCGTTCGGCACCGGCAAGGCGCTGGCGGCGAAGAGCCGTGGGCTCGCGTGGCGAACCGTCGTGCTGACCAGCGACGGCGAATGGGGCGAAGGCAGCAATTGGGAAGCGGCCTTGTTCGCGGCGCACCACGGCCTCGACAATTTGCTGTGCATCATCGACTATAACAAGCTGCAGAGCCTCGGCACGGTCGACGATACGCTCCGGCTGGAGCCGCTGCATTCCAAGTTCCAGGCGTTCGGCTGGGCGGTTCAGGAAGTGGACGGCCACGATCACGCGGCGCTCGCCGACGCAATCGATCCCACCTCCTGGCCCGCCGGCAAGCCCGCCATGCTGATCTGTCACACCACGAAGGGCAAGGGCGTCAGCTTCATGGAGAGCCAGGTTGCCTGGCACTACCTCAACCCGACGCCCGAGCTGCTCGCCGCCGCCATCGCCGAAATCGAGGGAGCCCAGCATGCGTGA
- a CDS encoding class I SAM-dependent methyltransferase, producing the protein MNYQPITAALRACPICGAGSDETEPFLADTRNEELLSASSFASRKVPEYMSHAMVTCRVCDLAYVDRPPSAEELAESYHSADYDSAREAEDAADAYAEAIEPVLKKLKSRGSALEIGTGTAAFLERLKHAGFKELVGIEPSTSAIAAAPEHRKAWIREGVFEGNDFPPDSFDLICCFMTLEHVHDPGSLVAAAHRLLRPGGVFVGVTHDRRGVLNRMLGKRSPIVDVEHMQLFSAQSSRELLERNGYCDVAAKSFWNRYRLSYWLRLVPMGRSIKDPLTAAIRVTPLDAFRIPMNVGNTISWGFKR; encoded by the coding sequence ATGAACTACCAACCGATCACCGCCGCCCTCCGAGCCTGCCCGATCTGTGGAGCCGGGTCCGACGAGACCGAGCCGTTCCTGGCCGATACGCGCAACGAGGAATTGCTGAGCGCCTCAAGCTTCGCGTCGCGCAAGGTGCCAGAATATATGAGCCATGCAATGGTGACCTGCCGCGTCTGCGACCTCGCTTATGTCGACCGGCCACCGAGCGCGGAGGAATTGGCTGAAAGCTACCACTCCGCGGACTATGACAGTGCGCGGGAAGCGGAGGACGCCGCCGATGCTTATGCCGAGGCGATCGAACCTGTTCTCAAGAAACTAAAATCGCGCGGCTCTGCATTGGAAATCGGCACCGGAACCGCCGCGTTCCTAGAGCGGCTCAAGCACGCCGGCTTCAAGGAACTGGTCGGGATCGAGCCGTCGACAAGCGCCATCGCCGCGGCGCCCGAGCATCGCAAGGCGTGGATTCGTGAAGGCGTTTTCGAGGGCAACGACTTCCCGCCGGATAGTTTCGATCTGATCTGCTGCTTCATGACGCTGGAGCATGTGCACGACCCCGGATCATTGGTCGCCGCGGCCCACCGGCTGCTCCGCCCCGGCGGCGTGTTCGTCGGCGTGACTCACGACCGGCGCGGTGTCCTAAACAGGATGCTCGGCAAACGCTCGCCGATCGTCGATGTCGAGCATATGCAGCTCTTCTCGGCGCAAAGCTCCAGGGAGTTGCTGGAGCGCAATGGGTATTGCGACGTCGCCGCAAAGAGCTTCTGGAACCGCTATCGGCTAAGCTACTGGCTGCGGCTCGTCCCGATGGGGCGCTCAATCAAGGATCCGCTCACGGCTGCCATTCGGGTGACCCCGCTAGATGCCTTCCGAATTCCGATGAATGTAGGCAACACGATCAGCTGGGGATTCAAGCGCTGA
- the atpD gene encoding F0F1 ATP synthase subunit beta — MATAADTINRPGTSNLTGRVSQVIGAVVDVSFEGELPPILGALETEVDGRRLVLEVAQHLGESTVRTIAMDSTDGLTRGQTVSATGTQIQVPVGPKTLGRIMNVIGEPIDERGPIGSDQFSSIHAEAPAFVDQSTEAAILVTGIKVIDLLAPYAKGGKIGLFGGAGVGKTVLIQELINNIAKGHGGVSVFAGVGERTREGNDLYHEFLDAGVIAKDADGNPTPEGSKVALVFGQMNEPPGARARVALSGLTQAEYFRDVEGQDVLFFVDNIFRFTQAGSEVSALLGRIPSAVGYQPTLSTDMGALQERITSTNKGSITSVQAIYVPADDLTDPAPATSFAHLDATTTLSRAISELGIYPAVDPLDSVSRVLTPAVVGQEHYEVARAVQETLQKYKSLQDIIAILGMDELSEEDKLVVSRARKIQRFLSQPFHVAEVFTGIPGKFVQVEDTVRSFKAVVNGEYDHLPEAAFYMVGGIEEAVAKAEKLAQDA, encoded by the coding sequence ATGGCCACCGCCGCAGACACTATCAATCGTCCGGGGACGAGCAACCTGACCGGCCGCGTCAGCCAGGTCATCGGCGCCGTCGTCGACGTGTCGTTCGAAGGCGAACTGCCGCCGATCCTCGGCGCGCTGGAGACCGAAGTCGACGGCCGCCGCCTCGTGCTCGAGGTTGCGCAGCACCTCGGTGAGAGCACCGTCCGCACGATCGCGATGGACTCCACCGACGGCCTCACCCGCGGCCAGACGGTCAGCGCCACCGGCACCCAGATCCAGGTTCCGGTCGGCCCCAAGACCCTCGGCCGCATCATGAACGTTATCGGCGAGCCGATCGACGAGCGCGGCCCGATCGGGTCGGACCAGTTCTCCTCCATCCACGCCGAGGCACCGGCCTTCGTCGACCAGTCGACCGAAGCCGCCATCCTCGTCACCGGCATCAAGGTCATCGACCTGCTCGCGCCTTATGCAAAGGGCGGCAAGATCGGCCTGTTCGGCGGCGCCGGCGTCGGTAAGACCGTGCTCATCCAGGAGCTCATCAACAACATCGCCAAGGGCCACGGCGGCGTGTCCGTGTTCGCGGGCGTCGGTGAGCGGACCCGCGAGGGCAATGACCTCTATCACGAGTTCCTCGACGCCGGCGTTATCGCCAAGGACGCCGATGGCAACCCGACGCCGGAAGGCTCCAAGGTGGCGCTGGTGTTCGGCCAGATGAACGAGCCGCCGGGAGCGCGCGCCCGCGTCGCTCTGTCGGGTCTCACGCAGGCCGAATATTTCCGCGACGTCGAGGGCCAGGACGTGCTGTTCTTCGTCGACAACATCTTCCGCTTCACCCAGGCGGGTTCGGAAGTGTCGGCGCTGCTCGGCCGTATCCCGTCGGCCGTGGGTTATCAGCCGACCCTGTCGACCGACATGGGGGCGCTACAGGAGCGCATCACCTCGACCAACAAGGGTTCGATCACCTCGGTGCAGGCCATCTACGTGCCTGCCGACGACTTGACCGATCCGGCGCCCGCGACCTCCTTCGCCCACTTGGACGCCACCACGACGCTGAGCCGCGCCATCTCCGAGCTGGGCATCTACCCGGCCGTCGACCCGCTTGACTCTGTCAGCCGCGTTTTGACCCCCGCCGTCGTGGGCCAGGAGCATTACGAAGTTGCTCGTGCGGTTCAGGAGACGCTACAGAAGTATAAGTCGCTGCAGGACATCATCGCGATCCTCGGCATGGACGAGCTGTCCGAAGAGGATAAGCTGGTCGTCAGCCGCGCCCGCAAGATCCAGCGCTTCCTCTCCCAGCCGTTCCACGTCGCCGAAGTCTTCACCGGCATCCCCGGCAAGTTCGTGCAGGTCGAGGACACGGTCCGCTCCTTCAAGGCGGTCGTCAACGGCGAGTATGACCACCTCCCGGAAGCTGCCTTCTACATGGTCGGCGGCATCGAGGAAGCGGTCGCCAAGGCCGAAAAGCTGGCGCAGGACGCCTAA
- a CDS encoding GtrA family protein: MNGTTVNLRQLVRFGMAGALNTCFGYLAFASLLWGTGIKEVAVVFGTFAGILFNFNTYKVVFVAQGMSRLPRFLAFYATMPCSNIVLLHVLTATGLSPYVGQAMIIALVAPISFLTLRFWVFADALELKP, from the coding sequence ATGAACGGCACCACGGTTAACCTGCGGCAGTTGGTGCGCTTTGGTATGGCCGGCGCACTGAACACATGCTTCGGCTATCTGGCGTTTGCGTCCCTGCTTTGGGGCACCGGAATCAAAGAAGTCGCCGTGGTTTTCGGGACGTTCGCAGGTATCCTGTTCAACTTCAATACCTACAAGGTGGTATTCGTTGCACAGGGGATGTCGCGGCTGCCGCGGTTTTTGGCCTTCTACGCCACCATGCCTTGTTCAAACATCGTGCTGCTGCATGTTCTGACGGCCACTGGTCTAAGTCCCTATGTTGGCCAAGCGATGATCATCGCCCTAGTTGCTCCCATCTCATTCCTAACCCTGCGCTTCTGGGTCTTTGCGGACGCGCTGGAGCTGAAGCCATGA
- the rfbG gene encoding CDP-glucose 4,6-dehydratase — MNSAFWRGRRVVLTGHTGFKGSWLLLLLETLGADVTGLSLKPEEDTLFRQINGAARCKHHIADIRDFAAVKSVVGAAQPDIILHLAAQPLVRQSYLDPLETYGTNVLGTANVLQAARGLDNLLAIVSVTTDKCYANDGRSTGYVEDDRLGGHDPYSNSKACAELVSQSFRDSFFAERQIGLATARAGNVIGGGDYAADRLIPDAVKALSAGQPIELRNPNAVRPWQHVLEPVSGYCLLAERLASDPKRFAKGWNFGPPAEDVASVSRVVGQLARCWGSDETVAPQLGNHPHEAELLTLDSTRARCELGWKPRLDFEQAIAWTANWYHARLGGSDAAKLCFDQIGAYQSLSSEQTAAA; from the coding sequence GTGAACTCGGCTTTCTGGCGCGGGCGCCGGGTCGTCCTGACCGGACATACCGGGTTCAAGGGGAGCTGGCTCCTGCTGCTCCTGGAAACCTTAGGCGCCGACGTCACCGGCTTGTCGCTGAAGCCAGAAGAGGACACCCTGTTCCGCCAGATCAACGGAGCGGCCCGCTGCAAGCACCACATCGCCGACATTCGCGATTTCGCCGCCGTGAAGTCGGTTGTCGGAGCTGCGCAGCCCGACATTATTCTCCACCTCGCGGCGCAGCCGCTGGTGCGCCAGTCCTACCTCGACCCGCTGGAGACCTACGGAACCAACGTCCTTGGCACCGCCAACGTCCTTCAGGCGGCTCGCGGGCTCGACAATCTGCTCGCCATCGTCTCAGTCACCACCGACAAATGCTACGCGAATGATGGCCGCAGCACCGGCTATGTTGAGGACGACCGGCTCGGCGGCCACGATCCTTATTCCAATAGCAAAGCCTGCGCCGAGCTGGTATCGCAAAGTTTCCGCGACAGCTTCTTTGCCGAACGACAGATTGGGCTCGCCACCGCGCGTGCTGGCAACGTTATCGGCGGCGGCGACTATGCCGCAGACAGGTTGATCCCCGATGCGGTGAAGGCGCTCAGCGCGGGCCAGCCGATTGAGCTTCGCAACCCGAATGCTGTACGCCCATGGCAGCATGTCCTGGAGCCCGTGAGCGGCTATTGCCTCCTTGCCGAGCGGCTTGCCTCCGATCCGAAGCGCTTCGCCAAAGGCTGGAACTTCGGTCCCCCGGCCGAGGATGTCGCAAGCGTCTCCCGCGTCGTGGGTCAGCTCGCGCGCTGCTGGGGGAGCGATGAGACAGTTGCGCCGCAACTCGGCAATCACCCGCACGAGGCCGAACTCCTGACACTCGATTCAACACGCGCCCGGTGCGAGCTCGGCTGGAAGCCGCGGCTGGACTTCGAGCAAGCCATCGCCTGGACCGCCAATTGGTACCACGCGCGGCTTGGCGGGAGCGATGCTGCAAAGCTCTGCTTCGACCAAATCGGTGCCTATCAGAGTCTTTCCTCCGAGCAGACGGCAGCAGCCTGA
- a CDS encoding NAD-dependent epimerase/dehydratase family protein — protein sequence MPLKRLLVTGAGGFVGAAVVKAAAAAGHDVVALVRNDASRLRNLARIQIERADLADDAAVSDLLRRTRPDIVVHSAWEGVGGPLRSGDIQLDNIRTTVALTDASIAAGAHKFVGIGSQAEYGGLNRRIVETDLPQPTMLYGAAKLAAMHLASQRCREALVDFSWLRLFSVYGPGDNPNWLIPSVAASLLRGIVPKCTAGTQKWDYLHIDDVAAGVLAAADSDSATGVFNLSSGIPVAVRHIIEQLRDIYAPGLDLTFGKIPFGPDQIMHLEGDNMRLRQATGWQPKVALEDGLRSLHEPRLAAA from the coding sequence ATGCCCCTGAAGCGCCTCCTTGTTACCGGCGCCGGCGGCTTCGTTGGTGCTGCAGTCGTGAAAGCCGCCGCTGCCGCCGGTCACGACGTCGTTGCGCTTGTTCGCAATGATGCCAGCCGCCTGCGGAACTTGGCCCGGATCCAAATCGAACGCGCGGACCTCGCCGATGACGCTGCCGTTTCGGACCTGCTTCGGCGCACTCGCCCCGACATTGTCGTCCACTCCGCTTGGGAGGGCGTCGGCGGCCCACTCCGCAGCGGCGACATTCAGCTCGACAATATTCGCACAACAGTCGCTCTCACCGATGCCAGCATTGCAGCGGGCGCGCACAAATTCGTGGGAATCGGGTCACAAGCAGAATATGGCGGGCTCAACCGGAGGATTGTCGAAACTGACCTGCCGCAGCCAACGATGCTGTACGGCGCAGCCAAGCTCGCGGCCATGCATCTTGCTTCCCAGCGTTGCCGCGAGGCCCTTGTCGATTTCTCCTGGCTGAGGCTCTTCTCGGTTTACGGCCCGGGCGACAACCCCAACTGGCTAATCCCGTCAGTTGCTGCCTCGCTGTTACGAGGCATCGTGCCCAAATGCACCGCCGGCACTCAAAAATGGGACTATCTTCACATCGATGATGTTGCGGCCGGCGTCCTAGCAGCAGCAGATTCCGATTCCGCCACCGGCGTGTTCAATCTGTCGTCCGGAATACCGGTGGCTGTACGTCACATCATCGAGCAGCTTCGGGACATCTATGCGCCCGGGCTCGATCTTACCTTTGGCAAAATTCCATTCGGACCCGACCAGATCATGCATCTGGAAGGAGACAACATGCGCCTTCGGCAAGCCACTGGCTGGCAGCCTAAGGTTGCGCTGGAAGATGGCCTTCGGAGCTTGCACGAGCCAAGGCTGGCAGCAGCATGA
- a CDS encoding glutathione S-transferase, which translates to MAGNLRLEDCVNDVCPWSGKPVSADALTLYQGQVVGFCNTGCRDKFETATAAFDQALTRTN; encoded by the coding sequence ATGGCCGGCAATCTCCGCCTTGAGGACTGCGTCAATGACGTCTGTCCCTGGTCGGGCAAGCCGGTCAGCGCCGATGCTCTGACCCTCTACCAGGGTCAGGTCGTCGGCTTTTGCAACACCGGCTGCCGGGACAAGTTCGAGACCGCGACCGCGGCCTTCGACCAGGCACTTACAAGGACCAATTGA
- a CDS encoding class I SAM-dependent methyltransferase: MEFRISPRKAQGLTMTYQAAESIKQNVRQFDRDVLAGGSYLYTAERLSAQTANARLSRSVAEAFDFRGKRVLDVGCGDGAYTVEFPALGVRSVLGIDPAAVAVEAAAVRSQLMKVDGIARFSVGNIYALNELLAAEDFDCIVIRGVLHHLPNAERAIAALAGYKGTLIIVEPNGNNPVLKLLERYSSYHVEHEEQSFAPRLIRCWLKAAGFTQVQTKMVNLVPFFCPDWMVRPLELIERLVERLPVIRAFSCGQSVIVAKKPNA; this comes from the coding sequence TTGGAATTTCGGATCAGCCCGCGAAAAGCACAGGGACTAACTATGACTTACCAAGCCGCGGAATCAATCAAGCAGAATGTTCGGCAGTTCGACAGAGATGTGCTGGCAGGCGGATCTTATCTTTACACTGCCGAACGCCTGTCCGCCCAAACTGCCAACGCGCGCCTTTCCAGGAGCGTCGCGGAAGCTTTCGATTTTCGGGGCAAGCGCGTCTTGGATGTGGGCTGCGGCGACGGCGCCTATACGGTTGAGTTCCCCGCATTGGGTGTCCGTTCCGTCTTGGGTATCGATCCTGCCGCCGTTGCCGTGGAAGCTGCGGCCGTTCGGTCGCAGCTGATGAAGGTTGACGGCATCGCCCGATTTTCGGTGGGTAACATCTATGCTCTAAACGAGCTTCTGGCGGCCGAAGACTTCGACTGTATCGTCATCCGGGGCGTGCTCCACCACCTTCCCAATGCCGAAAGGGCAATCGCTGCTTTGGCCGGCTACAAGGGGACGCTCATCATCGTTGAGCCGAACGGCAACAACCCCGTACTCAAACTTCTTGAACGGTATTCCAGCTATCATGTTGAACATGAGGAACAATCATTCGCGCCTCGGCTCATTAGATGTTGGCTGAAAGCGGCCGGCTTTACCCAAGTGCAGACCAAGATGGTCAACTTGGTGCCGTTCTTCTGTCCCGACTGGATGGTGCGTCCGCTGGAACTGATCGAGCGCCTTGTCGAACGTCTGCCCGTCATTCGCGCCTTCAGCTGCGGCCAGAGTGTCATTGTCGCTAAGAAGCCGAACGCTTAA
- a CDS encoding glycosyltransferase family 2 protein, whose amino-acid sequence MKTISIISPCFNEADNVRGCSYAVRALFAPSGPLAGYRYEHIFADNASTDGTVEILREIAAEDHSTKVILNARNFGPFRSNFNALRAATGDAILVFLPVDLQDPPAMIPEFVKLWESGVEVVAGARTNRKESLALRSCRAVFYRLVRGLSDIDIPVDVGEFQLIDRTVWRAVVQHDDHYPYIRGIIASVGFRRVIVPYTWETRERGLSKNNLPRLIDQALNGIFSFTSVPMRLCTFAGLMMASLCFLYAMFAIGAWLLHPGFAPMGITTIIVALFFLSGMQLTFIGILGEYVTSIHSQVRKRPLVVERDRLNMNSQALASPVHKLQKRVADAA is encoded by the coding sequence ATGAAAACCATCTCGATCATCTCGCCCTGCTTCAACGAAGCGGACAATGTCCGCGGGTGCAGCTATGCCGTGCGAGCCTTGTTCGCGCCCAGCGGCCCACTTGCCGGGTACCGCTACGAGCATATCTTTGCGGACAACGCATCGACCGACGGCACCGTGGAAATCTTGCGAGAGATCGCCGCGGAAGACCATTCGACCAAAGTCATTCTCAACGCCCGAAATTTCGGTCCCTTCCGGTCGAATTTCAATGCTTTACGGGCAGCCACTGGCGACGCCATTTTGGTGTTCCTGCCCGTTGACCTCCAGGACCCGCCAGCGATGATCCCGGAATTCGTGAAGCTTTGGGAGAGCGGTGTCGAGGTTGTTGCGGGTGCGCGGACAAACCGAAAGGAAAGCCTCGCGCTTCGATCGTGCCGGGCGGTTTTCTATCGTCTGGTTCGCGGCCTATCGGACATCGACATTCCTGTTGATGTCGGTGAATTTCAACTGATCGACCGGACGGTTTGGCGCGCGGTAGTCCAGCACGACGACCACTACCCCTACATTCGGGGCATTATCGCCTCGGTCGGTTTTCGGCGGGTCATCGTTCCCTACACTTGGGAAACAAGGGAGCGCGGGTTGTCGAAGAACAACCTGCCTCGGCTGATTGATCAGGCGCTAAACGGCATCTTCTCCTTCACGAGCGTTCCCATGCGCCTGTGTACGTTTGCCGGTCTGATGATGGCCAGCCTGTGTTTCCTCTACGCAATGTTCGCGATCGGGGCCTGGCTATTGCATCCGGGATTTGCGCCGATGGGGATAACGACGATCATCGTTGCGCTATTCTTCCTTTCAGGGATGCAGCTCACGTTCATCGGCATCCTTGGCGAGTACGTAACCTCGATCCACAGCCAGGTCCGCAAGCGGCCCTTGGTTGTCGAACGAGACCGCCTCAACATGAACTCGCAGGCGCTCGCGAGCCCTGTCCATAAGCTTCAGAAGCGAGTTGCTGACGCGGCATGA